Proteins encoded by one window of Salarias fasciatus chromosome 1, fSalaFa1.1, whole genome shotgun sequence:
- the mns1 gene encoding meiosis-specific nuclear structural protein 1 yields the protein MSGHWMRTHQQRLIQRQNQEQHREQETRRLDKERQIQAGQKDEERFERKRLLRQMQEELQQRERESAQLQTEEERLNRQRQLEQEERIAKELARITNEKQREEKMRQHIIENSVELRELDSRLKSVYAHREVAAQIAEMEAMRLETMREEAEFTRQMRSEWERAECEQQKLEQKHHQEVVQYQRELEQQMMERERKRQEAYEEYLTEKLMVDEIVRKVYEEDRKERELKLEKVRATQQSIEEFQRQKAEARRMEQEKLEAENKRIMEFAKQKQLIKEQEVTKTKEKDDVKEQLYKKVAEQIEKDRQQREEMERIREELYLEEQEEANRQRDIEEMENKARQRLMMQKTIQEQLAFKEMRRQAEREEEEAFRKTMMAKFAEDDRIEQMNDRKRRLKQLEHKLAVEKLLEDRRRQRELDMELEAKERAIEQEREALRRQIIEEEKQRRLQLLDHFQKDVLQRREQEDDDEDLSENFNSLNL from the exons ATG AGCGGCCACTGGATGCGGACCCACCAGCAGAGGCTGATCCAGCgccagaaccaggagcagcacAGGGAACAGGAGACCAGGCGTCTGGACAAGGAGAGACAGATCCAGGCCGGACAGAAGGACGAGGAGCGCTTCGAGAGGAAGAGGCTCCTCCGACAGATGcaggaggagctccagcagagggagcgcGAGAGCGCTCAGCTCCAG acagaggaggagagattaAACAGGCAGAGACAGCTGGAACAAGAGGAGAGAATCGCTAAAGAGTTGGCTCGAATCACAAATGAGAAGCAAAGAGAGGAGAAGATGAGGCAGCACATTATAGAAAACAG TGTGGAGCTCCGGGAGTTGGATTCCAGACTAAAGAGTGTATATGCCCATAGAGAAGTAGCTGCACAGATCGCAGAGATGGAAGCTATGAGGTTGGAAACCATG CGTGAGGAGGCCGAATTTACCCGCCAGATGAGGAGTGAATGGGAGCGGGCAGAATgtgagcagcagaagctggagcagaaacATCACCAGGAGGTGGTGCAGTACCAGAgagagctggagcagcagatGATGGAGAGGGAGCGAAAAAGACAAGAGGCGTACGAGGAGTACCTCACCGAGAAGCTCATGGTGGACGAGATCGTCAGGAAAGTTTATGAGGAGGATCGGAA agagagagagctgaagcTGGAGAAAGTCAGAGCCACACAGCAGAGCATTGAGGAATTCCAAAGGCAGAAGGCCGAGGCGAGACGCATGGAGCAAGAGAAGCTGGAGGCCGAGAACAAACGCATCATGGAGTTCGCAAAGCAGAAACAGCTGAtaaaggagcaggaagtgacaaAGACGAAAGAGAAGGATGATGTGAAGGAACAGCTCTataaaaag GTGGCCGAGCAGATTGAAAAAGACAGGCAGCAGCGGGAGGAGATGGAGCGGATCCGTGAGGAGCTCTATCTGGAAGAACAAGAAGAGGCCAACAGACAGCGCGATATC gaggagatggagaataAAGCCAGACAGAGGCTGATGATGCAGAAAACCATCCAGGAGCAGCTGGCTTTCAAAGAGATGCGCAGGCAggcggagagggaggaggaggaggccttcAGGAAAACGATGATGGCTAAGTTTGCGGAGGACGACCGCATCGAGCAGATGAACGACCGCAAGCGACGCCTGAAGCAGCTCGAACACAAGCTGGCTGTGGAGAaactgctggaggacagacggcgCCAGCGTGAGCTGGACATG GAGTTGGAAGCTAAAGAAAGAGCGATTGAGCAGGAGAGGGAGGCGCTGCGCAGACAGATAATCGAAGAGGAGAAGCAGCGACGTCTACAACTCCTCGACCACTTTCAAAAG GATGTGCTCCAGAGAAGAGAAcaggaagatgatgatgaagatctAAGTGAAAACTTTAACAGTTTAAACCTCTGA
- the tex9 gene encoding testis-expressed protein 9: MADRSLEKKSVVFQKKRPVSTSKAEKSKKVEFRQRAKSASCPAKTLTDDLLAKEEQYKLLNAEIEAKTADLVRQTEQLMREQNEALSKPNSNFLLTDNEDDNSLRFSKPQLEPAGLKVVTKKRTPASLQNKQQRKELHNETTASKESHLNEPAQDSFLAKAIQSMEEKMGEAVAPENIVDELCDAGDAVGPGIADAQIRVLKAKLRIMQEEVDHLSCEYYKKEDENMKLCAKVKELEEDRARLLKSSNIQQTQIEKHRASAEESARKSDGLQLEVSGLRKEIENLNRSHRQAAAVHSTVEVRLNRALEEVERLKAQLHKIRLTNKEKISEEHQGRENLEAENKMLKKQKGELIVGFKKQLKLIDILKRQKMHLEAAKLLSFTEEEFLRALDWGKS, translated from the exons ATGGCTGACAGAAGTTTGGAGAAGAAGTCCGTCGTTTTTCAG AAGAAACGTCCAGTGTCTACCAGCAAGGCTGAGAAGTCCAAGAAGGTTGAATTCAGACAGAGGGCTAAATCTGCCTCTTGTCCAGCAAAGACACTCACAGATGATCTTCTGGCCAAGGAAGAACAATATAA actCCTGAATGCAGAGATAGAAGCCAAAACAGCAGATCTagtgagacagacagagcagcTGATG AGAGAACAGAATGAAGCTCTGTCAAAGCCCAATTCCAACTTCCTTCTCACTGACAACGAGGACGACAACAGTTTaag GTTTTCAAAACCTCAACTGGAGCCAGCTGGCCTGAAG GTGGTCACTAAGAAAAGGACCCCAGCCTCactgcaaaataaacaacaaagaaaagagcTTCACAATGAAACAAC aGCCTCTAAGGAGTCTCACCTCAATGAGCCGGCTCAGGATTCTTTCTTGGCGAAAGCAATTCAGAGCATGGAGGAAAAGATGGGCGAAGCTGTCGCACCTGAAAATATTGTGGATGAATTGTGTGATGCTGGAGACGCTGTAGGACCAG GCATTGCAGATGCTCAAATCCGAGTTTTAAAGGCAAAATTAAGGATAATGCAGGAAGAAGTGGATCACCTGTCCTGTGAATATTACAAGAAG gaagatgaaaacatgaagctgtgtGCAAaagtgaaggagctggaggaggatcGAGCCCGCCTGCTGAAGTCCTCAAACATCCAGCAAACGCAGATAGAGAAGCACAGAGCTTCAGCTGAGGAGTCTGCCAGGAAGAGCGACGGTCTCCAGCTGGAAGTGTCGGGGCTGCGCAAA GAAATAGAAAACCTGAATCGAAGCCACAGACAAGCAGCAGCTGTCCACAGCACCGTGGAGGTCCGCCTGAACAGAgctctggaggaggtggagaggctgAAGGCTCAACTCCACAAGATCAGACTGACCAACAAg GAAAAGATCAGCGAGGAACATCAGGGTAGAGAAAACCTGGAGGCcgaaaacaaaatgctgaaaaaacagaaaggagaaCTCATCGTGGGATTCAAGAAACAGCTCAAGCTGATCGACATTCTCAAAAGACAgaag atgcATTTGGAAGCTGCGAAGCTGCTGTCCTTCACAGAAGAAGAGTTCCTGAGAGCTTTGGACTGGGGAaagtcataa